The Fusobacterium polymorphum genome segment TACATTTTCTTTCTTTTTAAAAAATTATTAACTTTTTCCATATTTTACCCTCCTTAATTTTTTTACTTTCATTTTTAAATGAAATATGTTAAAATGGAAAAAAGCTACTACATATTATGCTATTATATGTAGTAGCTTTCTTAATTTTTCTTATTTTATTTTTAAATATAAAATTTACCCATTTCAAAATAATTTTTTATAATTTATTTTTCATAAACATCTCTTCTATGTCCAACTGTAAGAGCTAAAATAATAAGTTCTTTATCTTCTATTACACAAATTAATCTATAATCTCCTATTCTATACCTCCACTGCCCGCTACGATTAGAAGTTAATCCTTTTCCTTATATACTGGATTTTCACAACCTTCAAGATTTTTTTGAGTAAACTTATCTAATTTCTTAAATTCTTTATCAAATTCTGGTGTTGTGTTTATGGTATATATCATAATTCTAATTCCTTTTTTAATTCAGAAAATGGACGACTTTTCTTTCCACTATCAATATATTTTTTAAAAGCTTCTTCAGCAATAACAATGTCATATTCTTCTTCTATTTTTTCAAATAATGCTTTTTTAAAAGCTTCCCCTAAAGATAAAGAGTTTAATTTTGCATAACTAGTTACTAATTTTTTTTCTTCCTCTGTAAGTCTTATTGAAAATGCCATAAAATCATCTCCTTTCTATATAGTTCAATGTACTATAGAGATATAAAAATGTCAATATCTTATTATTCTTCTCTGTATATGACTACAATATTTTTAAAAGTTTTATATTTTCTATCTGTTATATACTGAGGTTGTGCTGCTAACAATTTTTTCTTATTAATGATAAGAGTATCTTCTTTTTCTTCAACCTAAAAAAGTTATGAAATCATCCTTTTTACCTATAACAATAAAAATTTTTATCTCCAAGTAAATTACTTTTACTGAATACTAAAATATTATCCATATTTTTTAACTATACCATATCTTTCCTCCTTAAATTTTTCCAATCATTCCTTCATAAAGCACTTCTAATACACCTATAGCTCCAGCTAAATCTGTATATTCAGAATCTTCAATTATTTGTTTTATATGTTGATACCAATTTTTTGCTAAATTTTCATCCCTATAATGATTATAATCTACACCTAATAAATTAAGTTGTATTTTTCCCCCAACTTCTGTTAATGCAAACATATATTTTGATGCTTCATTTTTAAAATATAAATCTTGATTATCCATAATTTATCCTCCATTCATATAATGCTATAATTCTAAAAATTATTTTAAATTATTAAATCTTTAAAGGTATACAAACTCTCTCATTAAAATTTCTAACTTTTCTAAAAGTTCAGCTACCTTTTATACTTTACTTCAAATATAGGTCCTGTTTCATAGTATGTTTTAATGAAGTACCTTTCTAAAAAATTATTGATGATAATTTTAAATATTATGTAATATTCTCCATTTTCTACTTCTTCCCAATAAGAATTATTTGTATCTTCAAATGTTTTTTGAAAATAAATAGCCGTTAAATCTTCATTTTCTAATGTATGATTATCAAATTTTTCTAAGAATATATCTGTTGTTATAATTTTTAAATTTTCCATTTTTCCTCCTTATTTTTTATGGTATAATGAATCTATTATAAATGTTTAAATAAACTTAAAAGGCTATGTTCTCCCCTCAGACTATTTAAAAACTTAGCCTTTTTTGCTTTATTGATCTTTTTCTATTTCTTTTCTCTTTTCATTGGAATTTCTTAGTATATTTTCCATTCTCTTAGCATCTTCACTTATATATTCTATTTCCTTTAAATCTATTTTTTTATTATCCTTAAAAGAAAAAATAGGAATACAATAAACTAAGTTATTCTCATCATAAACAGTTACATATAGTAAACCTTCACTTTCAAAATCTGTAAAAGGTTGTCCTTTTTCTTTTGCTGCTCTACTAAATTTATCTACAAGTTGTTTTGCTTTTCCAGTAAATCCTCCAACTATTTTACTTTTTTTAATTTCTTTTTCTATTTCCATTTCTTGTACAATCTTCTCCTTCTTTATTAAAATCTTATAAAAGTATTTTTGACACTTCTTTATAATTTATTTCAACTGCTTTAGCATCATCTTCAGCTAAATCTATCTCTGATTTATCTGAAATAATATAACCTAATTCTTCAGCTAACTGTTCTGCTGACATTCCGATATAAGGATTCCCCATTAAAATATCATTCTTATAAATTCTCTTTTCTACTATATTTCCATCTTCATCATACAAAATTCCTATTCCATTTAATTTACCTCTTTTTATAGGTACTTCTTCTTTTAGTCTACCACTGCTATAATATGTTCTCCACATTTCATTCTCCATTTTTTCTCCTCCTATTTTTTAAATAATTTTCTCCATTTTCCTGATAAAATATAAAATCTTTCTCTTTTAAAGAATGTAAATTCTCCAAATAACTTATTAATACAGCTATGGAAAAGTTATCTGTTAATGTTATTTCAAATAATGCTCCAAGTGAAATTAATTTATGATTTCTCTTTTTCTTCTCCTTAGTATCTAAAAATATGACTTCTTTTTGATCATGTTTTTCTATTGAATTTTCAGTTAAAAGTTTATTTCCATAATACTTTAAAGCCCCTATCTCATATATTTTCTTTTCTTTTAATTCAAGTAAATAGCCAATAATAAGTTCTATTGAATAGATATCTGTTGATGTCATTTCAAAGAGAATTCCAAGTCTTAATAATTTTCTAGCTCTTTCTATCCTTTTCTTTTTACTTTCTGACTTTTCCTGAGTTTTTTTTCTACTTTTAAAAAGTGAAATATTATATTTTAATTTATGAATTTTATTATTAATTTTTTCTAAACTTCCCATCCATTTTCCTTATCTTTTTCTAAATGTATTCCAACTGTTGCTCTAATTTCTGTATCATCAAATATACTTCTTACATTTGATTTTAAACCTCTAGCTCCTTCACTTATTACAGCTTTACTTCTATTTTTAGAAGGATTCTTCTTATAAGTGGTAATTTGCTTTCCTGGCTTTTCAATATTAGACTTTACTTTATAATTTATATTATTATCCATCTTGGCTACTACTAATATAGCTTGATAGCTTTTTAAGATAGCATTATAATGAGCATTTACTTTACTGACTTCAGAAGAAAACTTTTTATTTTGTTTATAAGTATTTATAATATTCTTTTCTTCTTTTTCTAAATCTTCTAATTTCTTTTTCTTTAATTCAATATCTTTCTTCAGAACTCCTTTTCCAAAAGAAACTATTCCCATATTAGAAAGAGTTTTCTCATCATTTTTTATTTCAGATGTTATTTTCTTTATCTCTTTATAATTCCTCCAATATTTACCTTTAGATAAATTCCCAATTGCTATTACTTCTATTCCAGATAAATTATGTTTTTTACTGTTAGCTGAAATAATAGTTTTAGTTTTATCTATAACATTTTCTGCAACTGAAATTCTCTTATTATTTTTGAGAATTTGCTCTTGAATAGCTTTTAAATTATTTTGAGCAATGTCATCTTTTATATCAATAGACTTATATTCAGAATTTAATAAAGATTCCACTGATGCTAACTCAGAAGATATAGAAAATATTTTCTTTTTATTTTTCTCATCATTTTTTATTTCCTTATTATAAAGTTTCTCTAAATATGAGAATTTCTCTAAAAGCATAATTTTATCTTTCATTAAATCTATTTCACTTCTTGATTGAGATTTTTCTTGAATAAGTTCTGCTATAATAGCTTTTTCAATCTTATTCTTTTCTTCAATTTTTTTAGCTGAATCTTTCAATTTATTTTCATCAACATTATCAATTAATTTAATAATTTCATCTTGCCTATTTTCAATATTTTTTTCTTCTATACTCAATGCTAATTTAAAATCCTTGGCTTGTCTTGGATTAAATAAAGCTGCTTCATTATATTTATTCTCAATATCTTTCTTATTTTCTTGCATCTCAAAAGCTTCAACAAACTTTAAATTATATTCATAATTTGTCAATAAATTCATAGCCTTTTCAGTTGGATTTTCATTAGAAAGTGTTTCTAATTTTATCTTTAATTTAAGTACATCATAATCTTGGTATTTTTCTTTAATCTTTTCTTCTTCTTTTGACAGATATTTATCTCTAAACTTTTCAGAATATTCAGCTTTTAAAGCATCTAAAGTACTAACTCTTTTAGTCTCTAAATTCGTAAGAATATTAATATATTTATTAGATTTTATGGACTTATCTTCTATCTCTTTTATTGTTTTAGCTAATCTTTCTTGTTCCTTTTTTAAAATAATATTCTCAGGATATTTCTTAACTTTTTTACTAATATCATAATATTGTTTTTTAGTTTTAAAATATTGTCCTTTGGAACAAATATTAATAGCTTTTTCTTTAGAATTTTCTTTTTCTAATTTCTCAATTTCAGCCTTTAAATTCTTATGTTCAATCTTTCTATTTTCTTTTTCTTGGTATATTCTTTCTAATTCTTTTTTTCTATTAACAGTTTCAATATATTTATCATATTGTTGCTTTTCTTCACCATTTAATTCTATTCCATGTCCAACCTTATATAGAATTTTTCCAGCAACATTAATAGGTAATCTATTATATGTTTCAGCCTTATCAAACATTCCACTTTCAAGTAATTCCTGTCTTATTTCCTTTAAAGTTCTGCAATCTACTCTAGCTTCGAAGCCATTTTTTTCAAGTAAATTATTAGTTTCAATTTCCCAACTTTTTCTTAAATCCAATAATCTTGATTTTTCTTGCCATTCCCTATTTTTTTTAGCTCCTCCTTTTTCAGGATTTTTAGAATTTGCTCTCTTAAAAAATTGAGATAATTCTCTATCAATTCCATCTAGTTCTCTTTCAGAAAACATTAAATGACAATGTAAATTTTTCTCTCCTTTTTCATTTTTAGCTTCATGAATAGCATAAGTATATGGATATTTTTCTCCCAATTCTTTTTTCACAAAATTACTGATAAGTTCTTTTGCTTGTTCGTGATTAAATTCATTGGGAATAGTCAGTTCCAATTCTCTATAAGCAACAGAGTTAGTTCTCTCATAAGTGTCTGCAAATTCCCAGAATTTTTTTACACTTACAGTTTCACCATTAAAGTTGATATTTCCTGATTCAGTATAAACTAGATCTTCTTCTTTTGATTGATATCCATCTTCTCTTTGGATATAAGCAGCATGGTTCTTGCTATAACCAACTTTTCCTTTTTTATAACATAATCTATAAGTAGCCAAGCTGCTCACCTCCTTTTCTTTTTAGCATGAAGTGCTACTTTATTTAACAGTGGCAAAGCCCTGTTAAATCACGCTGCTGTTTCTCAGAATGAGAAACGCGTAAGCGTGCATTTTATTTTCTTCAAAAATAAAATGACTAATTTGTGTCATTGTTATGAGGACTTCTAAAAAAGAAAATATAAAATTTGAAATTTTCAATTATAAAAACTTGCAAAATTTTCTGAAACTGTGTATAATTCTAATAAATGATACTACATATAATAGCATAATATGTACTATCATTTCTTTTATTTTCAATACTTATTTTTAAATGAATTTTAAATGCTATAAAAATACTACATATAATATAAGATTTTATTAAAAAATATGTAGTATTTAATTTTGTGGAGGATAAAATGGAATTTAATAAAAAAGGACAAGAAGTAAAATATATAAAGACAGAAGATTTAAAAAAAATAAGAGAGTACCTAAAATATAAAAATAAAATTACTTTCTTGGCCTTTGTAAATGTCGGAGTAAATGTAGGACTTAGAATTTCTGATTTATCCACACTGAGATTTGAAAATATTGATAGAAGAAATTGGAACTATACTTTAATTGAAAGAAAAACTAAAAAGAAAAGAATTATTAAATTTAATGCTGTATGTAAAAAGTCTATAAAGGAATTAGAAAAATATTATGAAGAATTAGAGTACTCAACTAAAGAAGGATATTTATTTAAAAGTTTGTCTCCATATCAAAAGAAATTAAGACTAGATGAACCTTTTACAATAAATGGAGTTTCCAAAGAGTTTAAAAAAATTGAAGAGTACCTTAATATTCCTTATCCATTAGGTTCTCATTCACTTAGAAAAACCTGGGGGAAAAATGTTTATGATGCTACTCTAAATATAGCATTAATAATGAAAGCTTTTAACCATTCTTCACCTGGAATAACTTTAAAATATATTGGAATTGAAGAAGAGGATATTAATAAATTGTATGAAGGGATTGAAATTTAAAAATTTTTCTACAAATCAAAGAAAGATGAAAAATTTTAAAGGAGGATAGGATGTCTGATATAAAAGAAAAGATAATAAAAGGTTTAAAATATTTTTCATACAAAGAAAGAAGAAATAGAGAATATGAAAATTTTAAAAAAGAAATGGAAAATCTTGAAAATTTACCAAGCTCATCTTTAAAGGCTGAGTATATATTAACTAAATCAAAATATGATTTTAAAAAGCTTAAATTAACTCTAATATATATTTCAGTCGCATTAGCAATAGTTGTTGGAATATTATCAAAACTATTTTATGTATTTGAAAAAATAGCACATTTTATTTCTTTAAATAGTGAAAATATTGAAGCAGGTAAAGCTTTTATTATTCTCTCTTTAGTTATATCAATTCTTATTATAGCTTCTGTAGTAATATTTTTAATATATTATATTAAAGATATGCAATTGTTGTACAAGCATTTACTCACAATAGAAGAAGTTATAAAAGCCAAAAATGAAAGTAGGGAATAAAATGATGCTAAAATATTTTAAAATTTTATATATTGAATTATTTTATTCATTTTTTAGTATAGTATTCTTATACAAACTAGACAATTTAAATTCTGAACTTTTAGGAAAAAA includes the following:
- a CDS encoding tyrosine-type recombinase/integrase, giving the protein MEFNKKGQEVKYIKTEDLKKIREYLKYKNKITFLAFVNVGVNVGLRISDLSTLRFENIDRRNWNYTLIERKTKKKRIIKFNAVCKKSIKELEKYYEELEYSTKEGYLFKSLSPYQKKLRLDEPFTINGVSKEFKKIEEYLNIPYPLGSHSLRKTWGKNVYDATLNIALIMKAFNHSSPGITLKYIGIEEEDINKLYEGIEI
- the relB gene encoding type II toxin-antitoxin system RelB family antitoxin; amino-acid sequence: MAFSIRLTEEEKKLVTSYAKLNSLSLGEAFKKALFEKIEEEYDIVIAEEAFKKYIDSGKKSRPFSELKKELEL
- a CDS encoding MobA/MobL family protein, with translation MATYRLCYKKGKVGYSKNHAAYIQREDGYQSKEEDLVYTESGNINFNGETVSVKKFWEFADTYERTNSVAYRELELTIPNEFNHEQAKELISNFVKKELGEKYPYTYAIHEAKNEKGEKNLHCHLMFSERELDGIDRELSQFFKRANSKNPEKGGAKKNREWQEKSRLLDLRKSWEIETNNLLEKNGFEARVDCRTLKEIRQELLESGMFDKAETYNRLPINVAGKILYKVGHGIELNGEEKQQYDKYIETVNRKKELERIYQEKENRKIEHKNLKAEIEKLEKENSKEKAINICSKGQYFKTKKQYYDISKKVKKYPENIILKKEQERLAKTIKEIEDKSIKSNKYINILTNLETKRVSTLDALKAEYSEKFRDKYLSKEEEKIKEKYQDYDVLKLKIKLETLSNENPTEKAMNLLTNYEYNLKFVEAFEMQENKKDIENKYNEAALFNPRQAKDFKLALSIEEKNIENRQDEIIKLIDNVDENKLKDSAKKIEEKNKIEKAIIAELIQEKSQSRSEIDLMKDKIMLLEKFSYLEKLYNKEIKNDEKNKKKIFSISSELASVESLLNSEYKSIDIKDDIAQNNLKAIQEQILKNNKRISVAENVIDKTKTIISANSKKHNLSGIEVIAIGNLSKGKYWRNYKEIKKITSEIKNDEKTLSNMGIVSFGKGVLKKDIELKKKKLEDLEKEEKNIINTYKQNKKFSSEVSKVNAHYNAILKSYQAILVVAKMDNNINYKVKSNIEKPGKQITTYKKNPSKNRSKAVISEGARGLKSNVRSIFDDTEIRATVGIHLEKDKENGWEV